ATCACGGGCTGTGGGACCTGCCGCGCCCGAACCTGATCGGCCCGCACCAGATCCAGAACGCCGGCACCGCATTGGCCGCCCTGCGCGCGCTCGGCGCGACCGAGGCGCAGGCCCGCGCCGCCGTCACGACCGCCGACTGGCCCGCCCGGATGCAGCGTCTGCGCCACGGCCCGCTGGTCGATCTGGCGGGCGCGTCCGAGTTGTGGCTGGACGGCGGGCACAATCCGGCGGGCGGGCTGGCGCTGGCCGCGACGCTGGCGGCCATGCCGCAGCGCCCGACCCATCTGGTCTGCGGCATGCTGAACACCAAGGATGTCGCGGGCTACCTGCGCCCGCTGGCCGCCCATGCCGCCAGCCTCACCGCCATCGACATCCCCGGAGAGCCGAATACCCTGCCCGCCTCGGACACGGCCCAAGCGGCGACCGCCGTCGGCATCCCGACCCGCACCGCCCCGGATGCGGCGGCGGCGCTGCGCGCCATCACCGCCACCGACCCGGCGGCGCGCATCCTCATCTGCGGCTCGCTCTATCTGGCGGGCCGCATCCTGCGGGAAAACGGCTGATCCGGCGCAACCATGCGCGCGGCCCGGGTGTTGCCCCTGATCCAGACAAGCGAGGCGTCATGACGCAATCCCCTCCGGATGACCAAGACCCGGATTTCCGGGCATCGATGATGCCCCCTCCGGCCAGCCGGGCCGCAGGCACTCCCACCCCCGACAGCCCGCCCCGCGATCCCCGCACGGCAGTCCTGCGGGGGCTGGCGAACCGCTGCCCCAATTGCGGCGAGGGGCAGCTGCTGCAGGGTTTCCTGACGGTGAATGCCGAATGCGACCACTGTCAGGCGCCGCTCGGCCGCTATCCGGCGGCGGACGGCCCGGCCTTCTTCACCATGACGATCATGCTTCTGGTCCTGATCCCGCTTCTGGGCATCGTCTGGACCGTCTGGCGCCCCGAGCCGCTGACCCTGCTGGCCATCACCGGCATCATCATGACGCTGATGACGCTGGCGCTGCTGCGGCTGATCAAGGGGGCCTTCATCGGCTATCTCTGGGCCAACAACGAACAGGACCGGGGCGCCTGACCGCCCCGGCCCGGATCTCGGGGCCCGACCTCAGGCCCCCAGATCTCAGGTCCTGTCCCAGTCCCAAGGCGTCGTGAACTCGCCAAGCCGGGCGGCCACCTCGGCCTCGTCGGCGCCTGCATGCGACAGGCGCGCCACCAGCCCGCGCTTCTTGTCCTCCTGGACCGCGGTGACATGGGCGCCGGTCCCCTCCAGCACCGCATCGAAGACCCGGGTGATCGCCAGCTTGCGCAGCTCGGGCTTGAAGATCTTGCCGACGGCGGTCTTGGGCAGCTCGGGCAGGATCTCGACATGCTTGGGGATCGCCGCGCGCTCGTGGATATGCGTCCTGGCGTGCTCCATCAGCTCCTTGATCGACACCTCGGCCCCCGCGACCAGTTCGACATAGGCGCAGGGCAGCTCGCCCGCGAAGGCGTCGGGCTGGCCGATGGCCCCCACGAAGGACACCGCCGGGTGGGACAGCAGCCCCTCCTCGATCTCGGCCGGATCGATGTTGTGGCCGCCCCGGATGATCAGGTCCTTGGCCCGGCCCGTGATCCACAGATAGCCGTCCGCATCCAGCCGCCCCAGATCGCCGGTGCGCAGATAGACGTCGTCGCAGAACAGCCGGTGGTTCTTGTCCGCCTCGGTATAGGTCGAGCCGGGGAAGACTCCGGGATTGGCGATGCAGATCTCTCCGACCTCGTCGGTGGCGCATTCCTGCACCTGGCCCGCCTCGCTATGGTTGAGGATCCGCACATGCGTGTGGGGCAGCGGGATGCCGACCGAACCCACCTTCTTCTTGCCGTCCACCGGGTTGCAGCTGACCAGGCAGGTCGCCTCGGTCAGGCCATAGCCCTCGGCGATCTCGACGCCGGTGGCGGCCTTGAAGCGGTTGTACAGCTCGATCGGCAGCGGAGCCGATCCCGAGATCGCGGTCTTGAGACTGCTGACATCGGCATTCACGGGGCGCTGCATCAGGGCCGCGATGGCGGTGGGGACGGTGATCAGGAAGGTCGCCTGCCAGCGCTCGATCAGGCCCCAGAAGTTGTCGAAGACGCCGTCGCCGCGATACCCCGCAGGCGTCGGCATGACCATGTGCGCACCCGATGAGATGCAGGACATCAGCACCGGATAGGCCGCGAAGACATGGAACATCGGCAGCGGGCACATCAGCACGTCGGTCTCGTCGAAGAGCAGCGTGCCCCCCAGCCAGCCGTTGTAGATCATGCCGGAATACTTGTGCTGCGCCACCTTGGGCGTGCCGGTCGTGCCGCCGGTGTGGAAATAGGCCGCGACCCGGTCCTGCCGGACATCGTCGAAATCCAGCTGCTTGTGGCTGTGCGCGCTGGCCGCCGCCTCGAAGTTCAGGATCTTGGCCCTGTGGCGGACCTTCACCTTGGGCCGGATCAGCGGCACGATGAAGCGCTTGATGCCGCGCAGATGACGGTTCAGGTCGATCTCGATCACATGGGTCACGTCGGGGGCCTGGGCCACGGCCTCGGCGGCCTTCTGGGCCACGTCGGTCTTGGGGAAGGCCCGCAGCGTCACCAGCACCTTGGCCCGCGTCTCGCGCAGGATCCCGGCGATCTGGCGGGTGTCCAGAAGCGGGTTGATCGGATTGACGATCCCCGCCGTGGCCCCGGCCAGCAGCACGACCGGCGTCTCGATGCTGTTGGGCAGCAGATAGGCGATGGTGTCGTCCGGCCCCACGCCCAGGCTGCGGAAAAGGTTCGCGGTCTCGGTCACCCGCTCCAGCAGGTCCTGCCAGCTCAGCGTGACGGACGGATCGCGCGGCCCCGACAGCAACTGGAACGAGATCGCCGGTCGGGTCGGCACGCGCGCGGCGGTGCGGGCCAGAAACTCGTAGATCGTCACCGGCAGGTCGCGGTCCTCGTAGCGGCTCTCGGCCTCGATCCGATCGCGGTCGTCGTAGCTGCTGAACTTGGCCATGTGGTCCCCTCCTCGCCGGACCGACGATATGCGGCCCCTCCCGGCCCGCAGGATGGAACCATTCAATCGAACGGAGCAAGGGCCGGTCGCGATTGCCCGCGTAAAAACGCCGCGTCAGACCGGGGTCGACGCGGCGTCAGGCCGGTGGCGGATCACGCCGTGGCGGGGATCCGCAGCACCTGGCCGGGATAGATCTTGTCGGGATCGCTCAGCATGGGCCGGTTCGCCTCGAAGATGGCGTTGTACTGCGCGGCGCTGCCCAGATGGTCCTTGGCTATGGCCGACAGGGTCTCGCCCTTCTTCACCGTATGGAAGACGGGGGCGGGCGCATCCTCGGGCAGATCGGCCTCGACCTTGGCGATGCCTTGGATGTTGCCGACCGCCAGGATCAGCTTTTCCAGAACCTCGCGGTCGGCCCCGCGCGATTCGACCACCACCGTGTCGCCGCGCAGCCGCAGATGCACGTCGCCGGCATCCAGGTTCAGCGATTGCAGCTCGGCCTTGAGCGCCGCGACCTTGCGCTGCGTCTCGACGTCCGCATCCGCCTTCGCGGCGGGGGTGGCCGGGGCGGCGTCCGCCGGGGTTGCCGCGGGGGCGGGCGCGGCCTCGGCCTTGCCGAAGACAGCCTTGCCGGCATCTTTCACGAAATCCCAGATGGCCATGTCCTGATCGTCCTTTTGCAAACTCGCCGGACGAACGACGAACGGAAGGGTGCGGTTCCGTGCCGCACCCCCCTGCCCGGCGGCGGAGGAGAGAAACCGCCTGTTAACGCTTGGATGCGTAGGGTGGCGGGGGATGCCGGCGGACCGGGCGGGGGTGAGGATGCGCATGAAACACAGGGTCCTGGCCCTGACAGTGGCCGGGCTTCTGGCGGCGGCATGCAGCCCGCAGGCCGCGACACCGCCCCCCAAGGACCCCCATGCCGTGCAGGTCGGCCCGCCCGGCGCGGCCCTCTGCCGGCCCGCGGGTGCCGCCCAGACCGCCGCGGGCGCCGCCGCCACGAATGCCCTGCGCGGGCCTGCCGGGCTGGTTGCCGTCACCCCCGATCCGCTGCTGTCCCGGGTGGCCGCCGCCCATGCCTGCGACATGGCCCGGCGGGGGCGCATGACCCATCTGGGCACCACCACCACCGGCCCCGCGATGCGGCTGAAGCAGGCGGGCTACCGGCCCGCCATCTCGGCCGAGAATATCGCGGCGGGCCCGTTCTCGCTGTCGCGGGTGCTGGCGGAATGGACCGCCTCGCCGGGGCACCGGGCCAATATCCTGCTGCCGCAGATGCGCGATTTCGGCGTGGGTCAGGCGCTTGGGCCGGACGGGCGGAATACCTATTGGGTGGCGGTCTATGCCGCGCCGCGCTGAGGCCTGCCGCTCAGGCGGTCCGCGCCAGCGCCGGGTCGCCCTGCCGGCCCGGGCCGTCGGTGAACTGCATCCGCGCCAGCCGCGCGTACAACCCGCCCTCGGCCACCAGCTGGTCATGGCTGCCCGTCGCCACGATGCGGCCCTGATCCAGCACGACGATCCGGTCGGCCTGCTTCACGGTCGCCAGGCGGTGCGCCACGACGATCGTGGTGCGTCCCTGGGCCAGCCGGTTGACCGCCGCCTGCACCAGCGATTCGGATTCCGCGTCCAGCGCGCTGGTCGCCTCGTCCAGCAGCAGGATCGGCGCGTCGCGCAGCATGGCGCGGGCGATGGCCACGCGTTGGCGCTGGCCGCCCGACAGCATCACGCCGCGTTCGCCCAAGGCCGTCTCGTAGCCCTGCGGCAGGGCGGCGATGAACTCGTGCGCATGGGCCGCCCGGGCCGCCGCCTGCACCTCGGCATCGCTGGCCTCGGGACGGCCAAGCCGGATGTTCTCGGCCGCCGAGGCCGCGAAGATGACCGGGTCCTGCGGCACCAGCGCAATTTGGCCGCGCAGGTCCGTGCGGGCCAGGTCGCGCAGGTCGATCCCGTCCAGCGTCACCCGCCCCTCGGCCGGGTCCCAGAACCGCTGGATCAGCTGGATCACCGTCGTCTTGCCCGCGCCCGAGGGGCCGACAAGCGCCACCGTCTCTCCGGGGCGGATGGTCAGGTCGATCCCGTCCAGGGCCGCCGCATCGGGGCGCGTGGGAAAGCGGAACCCCACCCCCTGCAGCGCGATCTGGCCGCGCAGGGGCTGCGGCAGGGGCTGCGGATGGGGCGGATCGACCAGCGTGTCCTCGGCCGACAGCAGCTCGGCCAGACGCTCGGTCGCGCCGGCGGCGCGCTGCAATTCGCCCCAGATCTCGGACAGGGCGCCGGTCGCGCTGGACACCAGGATCGCGTAGATGACGAACTGCACCAGCTGGCCCGCCGTCATCGCGCCCTCCTGCACGTCGCGCGCGCCGATCCACAACACGCCGATGACGCCCGCGAAGATCAGGAAGATCACGATGGCGGTCATCACCGCGCGTGTGGCGATGCGGGTCCGGGCCACGCGATAGGACTGTTCGGTCACCTCGTCGAAACGGGCGATGCTGCGCGCCTCGGCGGTATAGGCCTGCACGGTCTGGGCGGCCAGCAGCGTCTCGGACGCGGTGCCCGAGGACGCCGCGATCCAGTCCTGGTTGGCCCGCGACAGCGCGCGCAGGCGCCGCCCCAGCAGGATGATCGGGATCAGGATCGCGGGCACGATCAGCAGCACCATCGCCATCAGCTTGACCGAGGTCCAAGCCAGCATCGCCATGCCTCCCGCCAGGATCAGCATGTTGCGCAGCGCGATGGACAGCGACGAGCCCACGACCGACTGGATCAGCGTCGTGTCGGTGGTGATGCGCGACAGGATCTCTCCGGTCATGACGCGTTCGAAGAAGGCGGGGGACAGGGTGATGACGCGGGCATAGACGGCCTTCCGGATGTCGGCCACGACCCGCTCGCCCAAGCGTGTCACGAAGAAATAGCGCGCCGCCGTGCCCAGGGCCAGCGCCGCCACGATCAGCAGCGCGGCGCCGAAATAGCGGTCCAGCAGCCCCGCCCCGTCGTCGAAATTGTCGACCACGCGGCGCGCGGCCAAGGGCAGGATCAGGCTGATACCCGAGGTCACGACCAGCGCCAGCATCGCCAGCATCACCTGAAGGCGATAGGGCCGCACGAAGGGCCACAGCGCGCCAAGCGCCCCCACCTGCCTGCTGGTGGGCCGGTCTTCCTGATTGCCTGCGCCGCGTCTCATGCCTGTCTGTGCCCGGATGATGTCCCCGCCCCGGTCTAGGGTGCCGGGGGGCGAAGGACAAGCGTTCCGGATGTCACGCCCCGAGGGCCAGCGCCGGGTCCCGGCGGGCCAGCGCGGCCTCCAGCAGGTCGATCGCCGCGGCCAGGCGGCCGTCGATCAGCTGCAGGTGCCGGGTCCAGTCGGCCAGGCCCTCCAGCGCCTCGGCCCCGTCCGAGATGCCGCGCAGCCCGATCAGCGGCACCCTGAAACGCTGCGCCGCGCGCAGATGGGCAAAGGTCTCCATGTCGACCATGTCCTCGGCGATGGCCGTGTAGGCGGGGCCGCTGACGATGTCGGCGCCGGTCGACAGGCTAGCCACGGGCAGGCCGGGGATGCGATGGGGGATGTCGATCACCCGCGGCAGGTCCAGGAACGGCGTGCAGCCGCGCGGGAACCCGAGCGCGCTGGCATCCATGTCGCGCCACGCGACCGCGCCCACCTGATAGACCTGCCCCTGCGCCAGCCGCGCCGATCCCGCCGATCCAAGCGAGACGACCAGCCGAGGGCGCACCGTCAGGGCGGCCAATGCGGCAGTCAGTTCCACGGCGGCCTCGACAGGCCCCACGCCGGTCATCAGGGGCCGGATGCGGGCGCGCAAAGTCGGGCCGTATTCCGCCTCGGCCGCCATGACGAAGAGGACGGGCAGGCCCGCGATCATGTCGGGGGCGGTCGGGTCGGGGGCGCGGGTCATTCGGACACCTTCCTCGGGGGGCTGGGATCCCGGGTCGCATGGCGCGGCAGGCCGGGTCAAGCCTGCTGGCCCCTTGCGGCACGGCGCCGGGCTGTGGCAGGGGTGCGGGGTCAATCAGGGGGCATGCCGCATGGGTCAGGTCAGCGATCTCTACTCCCGCAAGGTGGCGGCGGGGCAGCTGCGCGCGGACCCCGCGCAGCAGCAGGTGCTGCCCCACATGGACCATGTGCTGGACCAGATGCAGGCCGCCCCCGCACCCAAGCGCTCGGCCTGGCGGGCGTTCCTGGGGGTGGGCAGCCCCGATCCCGCGCCCGCCGCCAAGGGGCTGTACCTCTGGGGCGGGGTGGGGCGGGGCAAGTCGATGCTGATGGACCTGATGGCCGAGGCGGCGGGCCAGATCCCCTGCCGCCGCGTGCATTTCCACGAGTTCATGCAGGAGATCCAGGCCGGTCTGAACGAGGCGCGCAAGCGCGGCCAGCAGGACACCGTGCGCCCCGTGGCCGAGGGCGTCGCCCGCCAGACCCGGCTGCTGTGCTTCGACGAGATGCAGATCACCGACATCGCCGACGCGATGATCGTGGGGCGGCTGTTCCAGGTGCTGTTCGACCAAGGGGTGACGGTGGTCACCACCTCGAACCGGGTGCCCGAGGATCTCTACAAGCACGGGCTGAACCGGCAGCTGTTTTTGCCCTTCATCGGCCTGATCCGCGAGCGGATGGAGGTTGTCTGCCTGGACAGCCAGACCGACTATCGCCAGAACCGCCAGGGCGGGCCGGTCTGGTTCGCCCCCGCCGATGTGCAGGCCAAGGCGGCCTTGGACGGCGTCTGGTCCGACCTGACCGGGGATGCGACCCCGGAGCCGCTGACCATCGCCGTGCAGGGCCGGCAGGTCACCCTGCCCGCCCATGCGGGGCGGGTGGCGCGGTCCAGCTTCTGGGACCTGTGCGGGCGCCCCCTGGGCCCGGCGGATTACCTGGCGGTGGCACGCGCCGTGGATGTGCTGCTGATCGACGGCGTGCCGCGCCTGTCGGCCTCGAACTACAACGAGGCGCGGCGCTTCGTCACGCTGATCGACGCCCTCTACGAGGCCAAGGTCCGCCTGATCGCCAGCGCCGCCGACGAGCCCGAGCAGCTGTACAACGAGGGCGAGGGCAGCTTCGAATTCGAACGCACCGCCAGCCGCCTGCGCGAGATGCAGGATGCGGCCTGGGGACGGCGCGCGGATGCCGCCCCGCCCGAAGAGGCCGAAAGCGCGACCGCCTAGCTGGCCACGCCCATCGTCCGGCGCCCGCGCGCGACCAGCTCGCGCAGCTCGTCCAGCGTCATGGCGCCGAAGACGGCCTCGTCGCCGCAGATGAAACTGGGCGTGCCCGCCAGCCCCATGTGATCGGCCAGCATGTCGCTGGTGTTGATGTGCCGCTCGATCGGCTCGGCCAGCATGCCTTGGCGCAGCGCGGCCTCGTCCAGGCCGATGTCGCGGGCCACGCGCATCACCGTCGCCTCCTCGGCACGGCCGCGCATGGTCAGCAGACCCGCATGCATCTGCCAGTAGCGCCCCATCGGCAGCGTCGCCAGCGAGGCGCGGGCCGCGAAATCCGATCCGGCACCGAAGACCGGCCATTCGCGATAGACCACGCGCAGGTTCGGGTCGCTGCTGACCAGCTGCTGGACCAGCGGCAGCATCGTGCGGCAATGTGGGCAGTTGTAGTCGAAGAACTCGGTCAGGGTGATGTCGCCATCCGGGTTGCCCAGCACCGGCGCGGTCGGGTCGCGTTCCAGCGCGCGGCGCAGCTCCTCGGGCATGGGGTTGGCGCGGGCGGGGGCCTGCGCCAAGGCGGGAAGGGCCGCGAGGGCCGTGGCCGCGGCGGTGGCGGCCAGAAGGATGCGCCGGGTCGGCATGGCTTGTCCTCTCATCGGGGCATGGTCATATGAAGGGCCTAACGCGAGGGCTGACGATGCGGAAATCACGATCCCTGGACGGCGGCGTCACGTTGCCGTCAGACCTGCCCGGCGCGGAGGATCCCGAGGCGCTGGCCGAGGTCCCCGTCTGCCCCCTGTGCCTGCGCCCCATCCCGTCGGATGTGCCGCAGAGCCGCCATCACCTGGTCCCCAAGCTGCGGGGCGGCAAGGGCGGACCCACGGTGCTGCTGCACCACATCTGCCACAAGACGATCCACAAGACCCTGCGCGAGACCGAGCTGGCCCGCAACGTCAACACCATCGAGGCGCTGCGCGAGCATCCCGATCTGGCGCCCTTCTGGGCCTGGATCGCCAAGCGCCCGCCGGGCTTCGCCGGCAAGACGCGCTGAGGGCCGCCCTGCGGCCCCCGGGGCAGGGTCAGATGGCGGTGGCCTTGACCGCCTCGCGCAGTTCGGGATGCATGACCCAGACGAACTCGCCATCCTCGCGCGCTGCGCCGCTGCGGGCCAGTACGCCGGTCAGCACCTGATCCTCGGCGGGGCCCGTCTCGGGCGCGGTCACGTCCATCGCCTCGGCCATCAGCTTGCCGGCCTTGTTGTAATGCAGGTTCGCGGTGGCGAAGGTGCGGTATCCCGCGACCTCGGCCAGCTCCTGCGCGGTCAGGCCCGCATCCCCGGCCGCGGCATGGGCGCGCAGCATCACCAGCTGCTTGTCGGTCAAGCCCGCCCCGCGCAGCCCGTCGGTATAGTCCTCGACGGTGGGCACGTCGAAGCCCATCGATTCGTCGTGGCGGCGGCGCGACAGGCGCTGCTGGATCTCTTCGTCGATCTGCGCCTTCAGCGCTTCGATGGCCAACTCGGCATCCTTGCCGGTCGCCTCATGGGCGAAGCCGCGGCCGCCCGCGCCCTGGCGCAGGAAGGCGCGCGCCGTCCAGGTTCCGGACAGCTGGCCCGCCTTGAGCATGAATTTGCCGTAGTCGATCGAGATCGTGGCCATCCGGGCCTCCTGTGATGCAGGGCGGGCCCCCGTTCGACGGCCCCGCCCTTTTGAAAGGGATGCAGAAAACCGGGGGCGCCGCGACCGCGACGCCCCCGGGCGTTCCGCCGATCGCGCCTCAGCGCGTGAACTTCTTGTACTTCACCCGCTTGGGGTTGACCGAATCCGGGCCGAGGCGGCGGATCTTGTCTTCCTCGTAGGCTTCGAAATTGCCCTCGAACCATTCGACATGGGCGTCGCCCTCGAAGGCCAGGATATGCGTGCACAGCCGGTCCAGGAAGAAGCGGTCGTGCGAGATGATCACCGCGCAGCCCGCGAAATCGTCCAGCGCCGCTTCCAACGCCTGCAGGGTCTCGACGTCCAGATCGTTGGTCGGTTCGTCCAGCAGCAGCACGTTGCCGCCCGCCTTCAGCAGCTTAGCCATGTGCACGCGGTTGCGTTCGCCGCCCGACAGGGTGCCGACCTTCTTCTGCTGGTCGCTGCCCTTGAAGTTGAAGGCCGAGCAATAGGCGCGGCTGTTCATCGTCGCATCGCCCAACGCGATCAGCTCGGCCCCGCCGCTGATCTCCTCCCACACGTTCTTGCCGTCGCCAAGCGCGTCGCGCGACTGGTCGACATAGGACAGCTGGACCGTGTCGCCCAGGGTGATCGTGCCCTCGTCGGGCTGCTCCTGCCCGGTCAGCATGCGGAACAGCGTCGATTTGCCCGCGCCGTTGGGACCGATCACGCCCACGATGCCGCCGGGGGGGATGGTGAAATCCAGGTTCTCGATCAGCAGCTTGTCGCCCATGGCCTTCTTCAGGCCCACGACCTCGATCACCTTGCCGCCAAGGCGCTCGCCATTGGGGATGATGATCTGGGCGTTGGCGATGCGTTCCTTCTCGGTCTTGTTCGCCATCTCGTTATAGGCGTTGACGCGGGCCTTCTGCTTGGCCTGGCGGGCCTTCGCGCCGGCGCGGATCCATTCCAGCTCGCGTTCCAGCACCTTCTGCTTGGACTTGTCCTCGCGCGCCTCCTGGGCCACCCGCTTGGCCTTGGCCTCCAGCCAGGACGAATAGTTGCCCTCGTGCGGCAAGCCCCGGCCCCGCTCCAGCTCCAGGATCCACGAGGTGATGTCGTCCAGGAAATAGCGGTCGTGGGTCACGGTCAGGATCGTGCCCTTGTATTCGATCAGGTGCTTCTGCAGCCAGGCGATGGTTTCCGCGTCCAGGTGGTTGGTCGGCTCGTCCAAGAGCAGCATGTCGGGCGCCTCGAGCAGCAGCTTGCACAGCGCCACCCGGCGGCGTTCGCCGCCCGACAGGGTTGCGACATCGGCCTCGTCGGGCGGGCAGCGCAGGGCCTCCATCGCGACATCGACCTGGCTGTCCAGATCCCACAGGTTCTCGGCGTCGATCTGGTCCTGCAGGGCCGACATCTCCTCGGCGGTCTCGTCCGAGTAGTTCATCGCCAGCTCGTTGTAGCGGTCCAGCTTGGCCTGCTTCTTGGCCACGCCCAGCATGACGTTGCCGCGCACGTCCAGGCTCTCGTCCAGCTGCGGCTCCTGCGGCAGGTAACCCACGGTCGCGCCCTTGGCGGCCCAGGCCTCGCCGGTGAAGTCCTTGTCGATGCCCGCCATGACGCGCATCAGGCTGGATTTGCCCGAGCCGTTGACGCCCACGACGCCGATCTTGACGCCGGGCAGGAAGTTCAGCTTGATGTTTTCAAAGACCTTCTTGCCGCCGGGATAGGTCTTGGACACGCCGTCCATGTGATAGACGAACTGATGTGATGCCATCGGGAATGCTCCTGAGATTTGCCGTCTTGTAAGCCATCAGGCGCGCTGATGGAAGATCAGCGGATCTCGGCCACGAAATCGTCGCCCATCAGGTCGCGGATCGCCTGCACCTGGGGCGCAAGCCGGGCCTCCAGCGCGGCCACCGCCTGCGGGGGCGGCATCAGGCCCGCGGGGTTGGCGAAGACCTTCTGCGTCAGGTTGCCGTAGAAGCAGGGCCCGATGTCCAGATGGGCCTCGACCGCGTCCATCACCTCGTGGGGCGCGCGGGCGATGCGGCCGAAGGGAATGACCAGCATGTCGGGATAGCGCGCCAGCCAGCGCGGCAGATAGGTCGCGTAATCGCCGCGCTCGTCCAGCACCGGGTTCGCCACCTCGGCCAGCCAGTCCGCCTCGGTCGCGGGGCTCCGCTTCTCGCGGCGCAGGTTCATGCGCAGCTGCGAGATGGCGCGGTCGACCGGGTGGCGGATCAGATAGATCACGCGGGCCTTGGGCAGGAAATCGCGGACCGCCTGCACGCCCTCGTCCGGCAGGCCGGAATATTCGGGGGTGAAGTCCATCGGCATGGCATGGGTGGGCGCGGGCGCGAAGATGCGCTTGTACCACTGGTTGTGGAACATCCTGCCGCTGGTCACGGCATTCAGGTAGGCGTCGAATTCCGGCGGCATCTCGACCTTGCGCGTCACGTGGCGCTGGCGGATCTCCTGCGGCTTGTTGCGATAGTGCCAGCCGATCCACTTGCGGTGCTCGGGGATGTGCAGGTGGTTGAAATACTGCACCTCCTTGAAGGGCGGGATCCAGACCTGCGGATGCTGGCCCAGCATCTGCGCCAGCCAGCTGGTCCCCGCCTTCTGCGCGCCGATGCACAGCGCGCCCGGCTTGCGCGGCTGGCCAGCTGGATCGAAGGCCGGGCTGATGGCCAGCGTGGTGATCACGCGCGCCAT
Above is a window of Paracoccus liaowanqingii DNA encoding:
- the ettA gene encoding energy-dependent translational throttle protein EttA, with product MASHQFVYHMDGVSKTYPGGKKVFENIKLNFLPGVKIGVVGVNGSGKSSLMRVMAGIDKDFTGEAWAAKGATVGYLPQEPQLDESLDVRGNVMLGVAKKQAKLDRYNELAMNYSDETAEEMSALQDQIDAENLWDLDSQVDVAMEALRCPPDEADVATLSGGERRRVALCKLLLEAPDMLLLDEPTNHLDAETIAWLQKHLIEYKGTILTVTHDRYFLDDITSWILELERGRGLPHEGNYSSWLEAKAKRVAQEAREDKSKQKVLERELEWIRAGAKARQAKQKARVNAYNEMANKTEKERIANAQIIIPNGERLGGKVIEVVGLKKAMGDKLLIENLDFTIPPGGIVGVIGPNGAGKSTLFRMLTGQEQPDEGTITLGDTVQLSYVDQSRDALGDGKNVWEEISGGAELIALGDATMNSRAYCSAFNFKGSDQQKKVGTLSGGERNRVHMAKLLKAGGNVLLLDEPTNDLDVETLQALEAALDDFAGCAVIISHDRFFLDRLCTHILAFEGDAHVEWFEGNFEAYEEDKIRRLGPDSVNPKRVKYKKFTR
- a CDS encoding sulfotransferase family protein translates to MDDAMARVITTLAISPAFDPAGQPRKPGALCIGAQKAGTSWLAQMLGQHPQVWIPPFKEVQYFNHLHIPEHRKWIGWHYRNKPQEIRQRHVTRKVEMPPEFDAYLNAVTSGRMFHNQWYKRIFAPAPTHAMPMDFTPEYSGLPDEGVQAVRDFLPKARVIYLIRHPVDRAISQLRMNLRREKRSPATEADWLAEVANPVLDERGDYATYLPRWLARYPDMLVIPFGRIARAPHEVMDAVEAHLDIGPCFYGNLTQKVFANPAGLMPPPQAVAALEARLAPQVQAIRDLMGDDFVAEIR